From Brienomyrus brachyistius isolate T26 chromosome 18, BBRACH_0.4, whole genome shotgun sequence, one genomic window encodes:
- the micos10 gene encoding MICOS complex subunit MIC10, giving the protein MSEKELGRKWDRCLADTAVKLGAGLGLGIVFSVVFFKRRTWPISFGLGSGLGMAYSNCQHDFRSPYLLHGQLVKEQ; this is encoded by the exons ATGTCTGAGAAGGAGCTGGGGAGAAAGTGGGACCGCTGCCTCGCGGACACGGCAGTCAAACTTG GGGCCGGCCTGGGTTTGGGTATCGTCTTCTCCGTTGTCTTCTTCAAGC GTCGTACATGGCCCATCTCATTCGGCTTGGGGTCGGGGCTTGGTATGGCTTACTCCAACTGCCAGCACGACTTCAGGTCTCCATACCTTCTGCATGGTCAGCTGGTCAAA gaGCAGTAG
- the htr6 gene encoding 5-hydroxytryptamine receptor 6 has translation MAEPSFPKGPVAAVTKSSGGGNHNSSFAYAGAHGVWDLSGSGLWLLAAVLVLIIAVTACGNVLLIGLVLAHRTLRCTSNCFLVSLFLSDLMVALVVMPPAALNALSGAWMLWPPFCPVWLCFDIMCCSASILNLCLISLDRYLLIISPLRYKQRMTPMRALLLLAGAWALAALTSFLPIEMGWHSLGRAALPELGVLRLGITPWSSSTAPTQCRLRVSLPFVLVASCLTFFLPSAAICFTYCRILLAAKRQARRVAALTHPHHLHHSPGGVSRPASPAHAPVDGDYCSQQEVPAARLAQSSVSQERRMAHRQGRRALKASLTLGVLLGLFFSTWLPFFITNMAQAVCECVPHALFDALTWLGYCNSTMNPIIYPLFMRDFKRALAHLLPCCSSQSPRRPSPPLSLSLRNSGEPQLPTEPPSLTSDAPQPPATATDAVNLVDAEHAQNQLPLLLPNQVDTLD, from the exons ATGGCTGAGCCCAGCTTCCCCAAAGGGCCTGTGGCGGCAGTTACGAAGTCCAGTGGAGGCGGGAATCACAACAGCAGCTTTGCTTACGCAGGGGCCCATGGAGTGTGGGACCTCAGTGGCAGTGGGTTGTGGCTTTTGGCTGCTGTGCTCGTCCTCATCATCGCAGTGACGGCGTGTGGCAACGTCCTACTCATCGGGCTGGTTTTGGCTCACCGCACGCTCCGCTGCACCTCCAACTGTTTCCTGGTGTCGCTTTTCCTGTCTGACCTCATGGTGGCGCTGGTGGTGATGCCTCCGGCGGCTCTGAATGCGCTGAGTGGTGCCTGGATGCTCTGGCCGCCCTTCTGCCCCGTGTGGCTCTGCTTCGACATCATGTGCTGCAGCGCCTCCATCCTCAACTTGTGCCTGATCAGCCTGGACCGCTACCTACTCATCATCTCGCCGCTGCGCTACAAGCAGCGCATGACACCGATGCGCGCCTTACTGCTGCTGGCTGGGGCCTGGGCGCTGGCCGCTCTCACCTCCTTCCTGCCAATCGAAATGGGCTGGCACAGCCTGGGCCGTGCCGCCCTGCCGGAGCTGGGCGTCCTCCGCCTCGGCATCACCCCCTGGAGTTCCAGCACCGCGCCCACCCAGTGCCGCCTCCGCGTCAGCCTGCCCTTCGTGCTGGTGGCGTCCTGTCTCACCTTCTTCCTGCCGTCGGCGGCCATTTGCTTCACTTACTGCCGCATCCTGCTGGCCGCAAAGCGCCAGGCCCGGCGCGTGGCTGCCCTGACACACCCCCACCACCTACACCATTCCCCTGGGGGGGTGTCTCGCCCAGCCTCGCCCGCACATGCCCCCGTGGATGGGGACTACTGCAGCCAGCAGGAGGTCCCTGCAGCTCGCCTGGCGCAG TCTTCAGTGAGTCAGGAGCGCAGGATGGCTCACCGGCAGGGCCGCCGAGCGCTGAAGGCCAGCCTAACCCTGGGGGTTCTGCTGGGGCTCTTCTTCAGCACCTGGCTGCCGTTCTTCATCACCAATATGGCACAG GCGGTATGCGAGTGTGTGCCTCATGCGCTCTTCGACGCCCTCACATGGTTGGGTTACTGTAACAGCACCATGAATCCTATCATCTACCCACTCTTCATGCGAGACTTCAAGCGTGCCCTGGCTCACCTGCTGCCTTGCTgctcctcccagtccccccgGCGACCCTCACcgcccctctccctctctttgcGCAACTCGGGGGAGCCCCAGCTCCCCACGGAGCCCCCATCTCTGACTTCAGATGCCCCTCAGCCCCCTGCTACAGCTACGGATGCCGTCAACCTGGTTGATGCAGAGCACGCTCAGAACCAGCTGCCACTGCTCTTGCCTAATCAGGTGGATACGCTGGACTGA
- the tmco4 gene encoding transmembrane and coiled-coil domain-containing protein 4 isoform X1 produces the protein MQKMDVTGSIDSDLTATSESCTQDEKVQPGSVGVIGQQLSEPVRFAYAGLCGVSLGQLFKGAEHRCFREQYLEGLVQWLGLDQSVMPAMRAFLAGLGIEGSDTFLSILHGEPLLSVGATPVVQDLVSFSVKDGQYDARARVLIRHVSCLLRVPSQSLEEFEETLGERLREGGEESEEESFRRRKKERGKRLRRYLLIGLATVGGGTVIGVTGGLAAPLVAAGVGAVIGAGGAAALGSAAGIAIMASLFGAAGAGLTGYKMNKRVGAIEEFEFLPLSSGKHLHLTLAVTGWLCSGKYSSFQAPWCSLGSCGEQYCLVWESRYLRDLGSALDSLLDGLFSMVAQEALKYTVLSGIVTALTWPASLLAVASVIDNPWGVCLSRSAEVGKHLAQVLRSRQQVRRSTQTGPRERAHYQTAHSCSYVCCVYVQGKRPVSLIGFSLGARVIYFCLQELANDKGCEGIVEDVVLLGAPVDGSAKQWKRISSVVAGRIVNGYCRGDWLLGFLYRGSSVQLTVAGLQPIGLDDPNMVNVDLSSVINGHLDYMRHMETILVAVGVPTRERAGDMNCQSYPRNTAEEGVAECQSDKEDGDSRKEEVRTTEEVDGPVLLGKERPNLNSVSVSNLAKDCKGSQGEHDKGEKEDSDGWDFPDISDLLDSLNEADVSIPQCPLDKVPKSPM, from the exons ATGCAAAAAATGGACGTAACTGGAAGTATCGACTCGGATCTAACCGCAACTTCTG AGAGCTGTACACAAGATGAAAAAGTACAGCCTGGCTCCGTTGGTGTGATTGGCCAGCAGCTTAGCGAGCCAGTTCGCTTTGCATATGCCGGACTTTGCGGCGTCTCCTTGGGGCAGCTGTTCAAAGGAGCAGAGCACAG GTGCTTTCGGGAGCAGTACTTGGAGGGCCTGGTGCAGTGGCTGGGGCTGGATCAGTCAGTGATGCCTGCTATGAGGGCCTTCTTGGCAGGACTGGGGATTGAGGGCAGCGACACCTTCCTTTCCATACTGCATGGGGAGCCACTGTTGAGTGTAGGGGCAACGCCAGTTGTACAG GACCTGGTGTCCTTCTCTGTCAAAGACG GCCAGTATGATGCACGGGCCCGGGTTCTGATCCGACATGTCAGCTGTTTGCTTCGTGTGCCGTCCCAAAGCTTGGAGGAGTTTGAAGAGACATTGGGAGAAAGGCTgagggaaggaggagaggaaagCGA GGAGGAGTCATTTCGAAGACGCAAAAAAGAAAGAGGCAAAAGGCTGCGCCGCTACCTGCTGATTGGTTTGGCCACCGTGGGAGGGGGCACTGTGATTG GTGTGACTGGAGGTCTGGCTGCTCCCCTGGTTGCTGCGGGAGTAGGGGCCGTGATTGGTGCAGGGGGTGCTGCAGCTCTGGGATCAGCTGCTGGCATCGCTATCATGGCCTCCCTCTTTGGAGCAGCGGGGGCAGGATTAACTG GCTATAAGATGAACAAACGGGTGGGGGCCATTGAGGAGTTTGAATTTCTGCCCCTGAGCTCCGGGAAGCACCTCCACCTTACCCTGGCTGTGACGGGCTGGCTGTGCAGCGGAAAATACA GTTCTTTTCAGGCCCCGTGGTGTAGCCTGGGCTCCTGCGGGGAGCAGTACTGCCTTGTGTGGGAGTCCCGGTACCTGAGGGATCTCGGTTCTGCCTTGGACTCCCTGCTGGATGGTCTCTTTAGCATGGTAGCCCAGGAAGCTCTGAAGTACACTGTGCTGTCAG GCATCGTGACAGCGCTCACATGGCCTGCCTCCCTCCTGGCAGTGGCCAGTGTGATTGACAACCCGTGGGGGGTGTGTCTGAGCCGCTCGGCCGAGGTCGGTAAGCACCTAGCCCAAGTCCTCCGGAGCAGGCAGCAGGTGCGTCGATCCACTCAAACAGGCCCCAGGGAAAGAGCTCATTATCAGACTGCTCACTCATGCTCTTATGTGTGTTGCGTCTATGTCCAGGGCAAGCGTCCAGTCAGCCTGATAGGCTTCAGTTTGGGAGCAAGAGTCATCTATTTCTGTCTTCAGGAGCTGGCAAATGACAAAG GTTGTGAGGGCATCGTGGAGGATGTTGTCCTCTTGGGGGCGCCAGTGGATGGCTCAGCCAAGCAGTGGAAAAGGATTTCCAGTGTGGTCGCTGGAAGGATTGTTAATGGATACTGCAG AGGGGACTggctccttgggttcctttaccGTGGTTCGTCCGTCCAGCTGACTGTTGCAGGGCTTCAGCCAATCGGTTTGGATGATCCTAATATGGTTAATGTGGACTTGTCATCTGTG ATAAATGGCCATCTGGATTACATGCGTCACATGGAGACCATTCTTGTTGCAGTAGGGGTTCCTACTCGTGAGAGGGCAGGAGACATGAACTGCCAGTCTTACCCAAGAAATACTGCAGAAGAGGGCGTTGCTGAATGCCAGTCAGACAAAGAAGATGGAGATTCCAGAAAGGAAGAGGTGAGGACAACTGAAGAGGTCGATGGACCAGTCCTTCTTGGAAAAGAGAGACCTAACTTGAACAGTGTTTCTGTGTCTAACCTTGCAAAAGATTGCAAAGGCAGTCAGGGAGAACACGATAAAGGAGAAAAAGAAGACTCTGATGGTTGGGATTTCCCAGATATCTCTGATTTGCTGGATTCTTTAAATGAGGCAGACGTGTCAATCCCGCAGTGCCCTTTGGACAAAGTGCCAAAAAGCCCTATGTAG
- the tmco4 gene encoding transmembrane and coiled-coil domain-containing protein 4 isoform X2 → MQKMDVTGSIDSDLTATSESCTQDEKVQPGSVGVIGQQLSEPVRFAYAGLCGVSLGQLFKGAEHRCFREQYLEGLVQWLGLDQSVMPAMRAFLAGLGIEGSDTFLSILHGEPLLSVGATPVVQDLVSFSVKDGQYDARARVLIRHVSCLLRVPSQSLEEFEETLGERLREGGEESEEESFRRRKKERGKRLRRYLLIGLATVGGGTVIGVTGGLAAPLVAAGVGAVIGAGGAAALGSAAGIAIMASLFGAAGAGLTGYKMNKRVGAIEEFEFLPLSSGKHLHLTLAVTGWLCSGKYSSFQAPWCSLGSCGEQYCLVWESRYLRDLGSALDSLLDGLFSMVAQEALKYTVLSGIVTALTWPASLLAVASVIDNPWGVCLSRSAEVGKHLAQVLRSRQQGKRPVSLIGFSLGARVIYFCLQELANDKGCEGIVEDVVLLGAPVDGSAKQWKRISSVVAGRIVNGYCRGDWLLGFLYRGSSVQLTVAGLQPIGLDDPNMVNVDLSSVINGHLDYMRHMETILVAVGVPTRERAGDMNCQSYPRNTAEEGVAECQSDKEDGDSRKEEVRTTEEVDGPVLLGKERPNLNSVSVSNLAKDCKGSQGEHDKGEKEDSDGWDFPDISDLLDSLNEADVSIPQCPLDKVPKSPM, encoded by the exons ATGCAAAAAATGGACGTAACTGGAAGTATCGACTCGGATCTAACCGCAACTTCTG AGAGCTGTACACAAGATGAAAAAGTACAGCCTGGCTCCGTTGGTGTGATTGGCCAGCAGCTTAGCGAGCCAGTTCGCTTTGCATATGCCGGACTTTGCGGCGTCTCCTTGGGGCAGCTGTTCAAAGGAGCAGAGCACAG GTGCTTTCGGGAGCAGTACTTGGAGGGCCTGGTGCAGTGGCTGGGGCTGGATCAGTCAGTGATGCCTGCTATGAGGGCCTTCTTGGCAGGACTGGGGATTGAGGGCAGCGACACCTTCCTTTCCATACTGCATGGGGAGCCACTGTTGAGTGTAGGGGCAACGCCAGTTGTACAG GACCTGGTGTCCTTCTCTGTCAAAGACG GCCAGTATGATGCACGGGCCCGGGTTCTGATCCGACATGTCAGCTGTTTGCTTCGTGTGCCGTCCCAAAGCTTGGAGGAGTTTGAAGAGACATTGGGAGAAAGGCTgagggaaggaggagaggaaagCGA GGAGGAGTCATTTCGAAGACGCAAAAAAGAAAGAGGCAAAAGGCTGCGCCGCTACCTGCTGATTGGTTTGGCCACCGTGGGAGGGGGCACTGTGATTG GTGTGACTGGAGGTCTGGCTGCTCCCCTGGTTGCTGCGGGAGTAGGGGCCGTGATTGGTGCAGGGGGTGCTGCAGCTCTGGGATCAGCTGCTGGCATCGCTATCATGGCCTCCCTCTTTGGAGCAGCGGGGGCAGGATTAACTG GCTATAAGATGAACAAACGGGTGGGGGCCATTGAGGAGTTTGAATTTCTGCCCCTGAGCTCCGGGAAGCACCTCCACCTTACCCTGGCTGTGACGGGCTGGCTGTGCAGCGGAAAATACA GTTCTTTTCAGGCCCCGTGGTGTAGCCTGGGCTCCTGCGGGGAGCAGTACTGCCTTGTGTGGGAGTCCCGGTACCTGAGGGATCTCGGTTCTGCCTTGGACTCCCTGCTGGATGGTCTCTTTAGCATGGTAGCCCAGGAAGCTCTGAAGTACACTGTGCTGTCAG GCATCGTGACAGCGCTCACATGGCCTGCCTCCCTCCTGGCAGTGGCCAGTGTGATTGACAACCCGTGGGGGGTGTGTCTGAGCCGCTCGGCCGAGGTCGGTAAGCACCTAGCCCAAGTCCTCCGGAGCAGGCAGCAG GGCAAGCGTCCAGTCAGCCTGATAGGCTTCAGTTTGGGAGCAAGAGTCATCTATTTCTGTCTTCAGGAGCTGGCAAATGACAAAG GTTGTGAGGGCATCGTGGAGGATGTTGTCCTCTTGGGGGCGCCAGTGGATGGCTCAGCCAAGCAGTGGAAAAGGATTTCCAGTGTGGTCGCTGGAAGGATTGTTAATGGATACTGCAG AGGGGACTggctccttgggttcctttaccGTGGTTCGTCCGTCCAGCTGACTGTTGCAGGGCTTCAGCCAATCGGTTTGGATGATCCTAATATGGTTAATGTGGACTTGTCATCTGTG ATAAATGGCCATCTGGATTACATGCGTCACATGGAGACCATTCTTGTTGCAGTAGGGGTTCCTACTCGTGAGAGGGCAGGAGACATGAACTGCCAGTCTTACCCAAGAAATACTGCAGAAGAGGGCGTTGCTGAATGCCAGTCAGACAAAGAAGATGGAGATTCCAGAAAGGAAGAGGTGAGGACAACTGAAGAGGTCGATGGACCAGTCCTTCTTGGAAAAGAGAGACCTAACTTGAACAGTGTTTCTGTGTCTAACCTTGCAAAAGATTGCAAAGGCAGTCAGGGAGAACACGATAAAGGAGAAAAAGAAGACTCTGATGGTTGGGATTTCCCAGATATCTCTGATTTGCTGGATTCTTTAAATGAGGCAGACGTGTCAATCCCGCAGTGCCCTTTGGACAAAGTGCCAAAAAGCCCTATGTAG